From a single Sus scrofa isolate TJ Tabasco breed Duroc chromosome 13, Sscrofa11.1, whole genome shotgun sequence genomic region:
- the C13H3orf56 gene encoding putative uncharacterized protein C3orf56 homolog — MGTCASKEQEPQAPEETHVTWAAPALQAAMGPANAYCSRLGAQPATDPACWPDMGAPCAVPSWVWYPAPWSYTWAPFLNQLWVAHPPPAASAPSIWAWGVSHSDPLVRSQHLAPLAPEVFPYTEGPPPPYSSPPPPPSQDASAHCAQVGWKTPAKSAPPPEVGRPSRGASQLKTYPVLLSRCASRFSIWAPQPSSSPELHPLPPSPRADPQPEPCCPRSLGLPPRARRRLF; from the coding sequence ATGGGCACATGTGCATCCAAGGAGCAGGAACCCCAGGCCCCTGAGGAGACCCACGTCACTTGGGCAGCTCCAGCTCTCCAGGCAGCTATGGGCCCTGCCAATGCCTACTGTTCCCGTCTGGGAGCCCAGCCTGCGACTGACCCCGCCTGCTGGCCTGACATGGGGGCCCCCTGTGCTGTACCCTCCTGGGTGTGGTACCCAGCCCCCTGGAGCTATACCTGGGCACCCTTCCTCAACCAGCTATGGGTAGCACACCCACCTCCAGCTGCCTCAGCACCTTCCATCTGGGCCTGGGGCGTCTCCCACTCTGACCCCCTTGTAAGGAGCCAGCACCTGGCCCCCTTGGCCCCTGAAGTGTTTCCTTACACCgagggacccccacccccatactCCTCACCCCCTCCACCTCCAAGCCAGGATGCCTCTGCTCACTGTGCCCAGGTAGGGTGGAAGACTCCGGCCAAATCAGCACCCCCGCCTGAAGTGGGAAGGCCATCCAGGGGTGCTTCCCAGTTGAAGACATACCCAGTGCTTCTGTCAAGATGTGCATCCAGGTTCAGCATTTGGGCACCCCAGCCATCCTCCAGCCCAGAGCTCCACCCTCTACCCCCTTCCCCCAGGGCAGACCCTCAGCCTGAGCCCTGCTGCCCTCGCTCCCTGGGGCTGCCCCCTAGGGCCCGCCGCCGCCTCTTCTAG